A section of the Paracoccaceae bacterium genome encodes:
- a CDS encoding N-acetylmuramic acid 6-phosphate etherase, which translates to MSVATTEQMHDCAPGLDARPSAEVLDVLLAGQLAAVQVVKSALPDIAQGAKAMADAYRAGGTLIYGAAGSSGLMALADAAELAGTYGTDPARVRFHMAGGVPQDTAMPGDTEDDQISAKAAGHAARPGDVAIVLTASGSTPYALTLASTARAAGATTICIANNADSAIFEHADIAICLPTPPEVIAGSTRLGAGTAQKVTLNMMSTLMGVHLGGVHDGMMVNLRADNAKLRNRAAGMVARIAGVDEAVAADHLGRAEGAVKPAVLMAKGVATLAAANDLLTESKDQLRAALERL; encoded by the coding sequence ATGTCTGTAGCCACCACCGAACAGATGCATGACTGCGCGCCAGGGCTGGATGCCCGCCCGTCGGCTGAGGTTTTGGACGTTCTTCTTGCCGGTCAACTGGCCGCCGTTCAGGTGGTGAAAAGCGCCCTGCCCGATATCGCGCAAGGCGCAAAAGCGATGGCAGACGCCTATCGTGCAGGTGGCACACTCATATACGGGGCCGCCGGATCGTCGGGCCTGATGGCGCTGGCGGATGCCGCAGAGCTGGCCGGAACCTATGGCACCGACCCGGCGCGGGTACGGTTTCACATGGCCGGAGGCGTGCCGCAGGATACCGCGATGCCGGGCGACACCGAGGATGATCAGATCAGCGCCAAAGCCGCCGGACATGCGGCCCGCCCCGGTGATGTCGCAATCGTCCTGACGGCCAGCGGATCGACACCATACGCCCTGACGCTGGCCAGCACCGCCCGCGCCGCTGGGGCCACGACGATCTGCATCGCCAACAACGCCGATTCCGCGATCTTTGAACATGCCGATATTGCGATCTGCCTGCCCACCCCGCCCGAGGTTATCGCCGGGTCGACCCGGTTGGGTGCTGGCACCGCGCAGAAGGTGACGCTGAACATGATGTCGACGCTGATGGGCGTCCATCTGGGCGGCGTCCATGACGGGATGATGGTCAACCTGCGTGCCGACAACGCCAAACTGCGCAACCGCGCAGCAGGCATGGTGGCGCGGATCGCAGGTGTTGATGAGGCTGTCGCCGCAGATCATCTGGGGCGTGCCGAAGGGGCGGTGAAGCCCGCCGTGCTGATGGCAAAAGGCGTCGCGACGCTGGCTGCCGCCAATGACCTGCTTACAGAATCCAAAGATCAACTTCGCGCCGCACTGGAGCGACTTTGA
- a CDS encoding ABC transporter permease subunit, with protein sequence MRTSRIKWHIVVFLAPAVLVYTAVMIFPLFNTLRLALYTEVEQTRVFVGLANFKTLFGNPQWSDAFWNALGNNFWFFIVHMVVQNPIGILLAAILSHPKLRFAALYRSAIFIPTILSFVIVGFAWKLILSPIWGIAPGMLDAVGLKFLFAPFLGKEEYALTTLALVSVWQFVGIPMMLIYAALLTIPEEVLEAGEIDGITGASAFWKIKLPLILPSIGIISILTFVGNFNAFDLIYTAQGALAGPNFSTDILGTFMYRTFFGFQLQLGDPHMGSAIATAMFGIILIGVCIYLFGIQTRLRRYQF encoded by the coding sequence ATGCGCACATCCCGCATCAAGTGGCATATTGTCGTGTTCCTGGCACCTGCGGTGCTGGTCTATACCGCCGTGATGATCTTCCCATTGTTCAATACCTTACGGCTGGCGCTTTACACCGAGGTTGAACAGACCCGCGTGTTCGTCGGCCTCGCCAATTTCAAGACACTGTTTGGCAACCCGCAATGGTCTGATGCGTTCTGGAATGCGCTTGGCAACAACTTCTGGTTTTTCATTGTTCACATGGTTGTTCAGAACCCGATCGGCATCCTGCTGGCGGCGATTCTGAGCCATCCGAAACTGCGGTTCGCTGCGCTCTATCGGTCAGCCATCTTCATCCCGACAATCCTCAGCTTCGTCATCGTCGGCTTCGCCTGGAAACTGATCCTGTCGCCGATCTGGGGCATCGCGCCCGGGATGCTGGACGCCGTGGGTCTGAAATTCCTGTTCGCGCCATTCCTCGGGAAAGAGGAATACGCGCTGACGACTCTCGCGTTAGTCTCGGTCTGGCAGTTCGTCGGCATCCCGATGATGCTGATCTATGCCGCGCTGCTGACCATCCCGGAAGAGGTTCTGGAGGCTGGCGAGATTGACGGCATCACCGGCGCTTCGGCTTTCTGGAAGATCAAGCTGCCACTGATCTTGCCCAGCATCGGCATCATCTCGATCCTGACATTCGTGGGCAATTTCAACGCTTTCGACTTGATATATACCGCACAAGGTGCACTGGCGGGGCCGAATTTCTCGACCGATATTCTGGGCACCTTCATGTACCGCACATTCTTTGGCTTCCAGCTGCAGCTGGGCGACCCGCACATGGGCAGCGCCATCGCAACGGCGATGTTCGGGATCATCCTGATCGGCGTCTGCATCTATCTTTTCGGCATCCAGACGCGCCTGCGTCGGTATCAGTTCTGA
- a CDS encoding extracellular solute-binding protein, whose protein sequence is MSVQKIGAALLATTILATGASAQDVTLTIESWRNDDLTLWQDKIIPAFEAANPGIKVQFTPSAPAEYNAVLNSKLDAGSAGDLITCRPFDASLALYDAGHLAALDDLAGMANFSSVAKSAWQTDDGSATFCVPMASVIHGFIYNKDAFGELGLEVPTTEAEFFAALDTIKEDGTYIPMAMGTNDQWEAATMGYNNIGPNYWKGEEGRTALIAGDQKLTDEAWVAPYRTLAKWGDYLGDGFEAQTYPDSQNIFTLGRAAIYPAGSWEITGFNAQADFEMGAFKPPVQTAGDECYISDHTDIAMGLNAASPNADAAKTFLDWMGTAEFANIYANALPGFFSLSSHDVPMEDALAQEFVSWRGECNSTIRSTYQILSRGTPNLENDTWNASAQVIKGEESPEDAGKRLQDGLASWYAPHM, encoded by the coding sequence ATGTCTGTTCAAAAAATCGGGGCCGCGCTGCTGGCCACAACTATCCTTGCCACGGGGGCCAGCGCACAGGATGTGACGCTGACCATCGAAAGCTGGCGCAATGACGACCTGACCCTGTGGCAGGACAAGATCATTCCGGCGTTTGAGGCTGCGAACCCGGGTATCAAAGTGCAGTTCACGCCCTCGGCCCCGGCAGAATACAACGCGGTGCTGAATTCCAAGCTGGATGCCGGTTCGGCCGGTGACCTGATCACCTGTCGCCCGTTCGATGCCTCGCTGGCACTCTATGACGCGGGCCACCTGGCTGCGTTGGACGATCTGGCCGGGATGGCAAATTTCTCGTCCGTGGCGAAGTCTGCCTGGCAGACGGACGATGGTTCGGCGACGTTCTGCGTTCCCATGGCCTCGGTCATTCACGGCTTCATCTACAACAAGGATGCTTTTGGCGAACTGGGGCTTGAGGTTCCGACGACCGAGGCGGAATTCTTTGCCGCGCTCGACACCATCAAGGAAGACGGCACCTACATCCCGATGGCGATGGGCACCAACGACCAGTGGGAAGCCGCAACCATGGGCTATAACAACATCGGACCGAACTATTGGAAGGGTGAAGAAGGCCGCACCGCGCTGATCGCGGGCGACCAGAAGCTGACCGATGAAGCCTGGGTTGCGCCCTATCGCACACTGGCCAAATGGGGCGATTATCTGGGCGACGGGTTTGAAGCGCAGACCTATCCCGACAGCCAGAACATCTTCACACTGGGCCGGGCCGCAATCTATCCCGCAGGGTCTTGGGAGATTACGGGCTTCAACGCCCAAGCCGATTTTGAAATGGGCGCCTTCAAGCCGCCGGTGCAGACCGCTGGTGATGAATGCTACATCTCGGACCACACCGACATTGCGATGGGTCTGAATGCGGCCAGCCCGAATGCGGACGCGGCGAAGACGTTCCTTGACTGGATGGGCACGGCAGAGTTTGCCAACATCTACGCCAACGCGCTGCCGGGCTTCTTCAGCCTGTCCAGCCATGACGTGCCGATGGAAGACGCGCTGGCGCAGGAGTTTGTGTCCTGGCGGGGGGAGTGTAACTCTACCATCCGCTCGACCTATCAGATCTTGTCGCGCGGCACGCCGAACCTTGAGAATGACACCTGGAACGCCTCGGCGCAGGTGATCAAGGGCGAAGAGAGCCCCGAAGATGCCGGCAAGCGCCTGCAGGACGGGCTGGCCAGCTGGTACGCACCGCACATGTAA
- a CDS encoding AMP-binding protein produces the protein MSNPLYDALFAPHLGAGTPFLHLRDGTTWTHARFLTLAAKYANALRAHGLTPGDRLAVQVAKSPEALALYAACVQAGVVFLPLNPAYTAAEVAYFVEDSGAKLLICDPTEQAALSIAGASTATLDADGRGSFADATDTQPGTFETAARAPNDLAALLYTSGTTGRSKGAMLTQTNLLSNAKVLTDLWQFTEDDCLLHALPIFHTHGLFVATNVMLLAGGPMIFLPRFDTDGYVQIVGRNKDLIISGGFNIYPKEVELALDALPGVQESAVIGVPHPDLGEAVVAVVVPEPNAEPDPQAISAALAESLARFKQPRHIFTVDALPRNTMGKVQKNRLRYAYAKTFAT, from the coding sequence TTGTCCAATCCGCTTTACGATGCCCTCTTTGCCCCTCATCTGGGTGCCGGGACACCGTTCCTACACCTGCGTGACGGCACAACCTGGACGCATGCCCGCTTTCTGACGCTGGCTGCTAAATATGCCAACGCCCTGCGCGCGCACGGCCTGACCCCCGGCGACCGGCTGGCGGTACAGGTCGCTAAATCGCCCGAGGCGCTGGCGCTCTATGCGGCTTGCGTTCAGGCGGGCGTTGTCTTCCTGCCGCTGAACCCGGCCTATACTGCGGCCGAGGTCGCCTATTTCGTCGAAGATTCCGGCGCCAAACTGCTGATCTGCGACCCGACAGAGCAGGCCGCGCTGTCCATAGCCGGTGCGTCAACGGCAACGCTGGACGCTGATGGGCGCGGCAGTTTCGCCGATGCCACAGATACGCAGCCCGGAACTTTCGAAACCGCAGCGCGTGCGCCCAATGATCTGGCAGCTTTGCTCTATACCTCCGGCACCACGGGGCGGTCCAAGGGGGCCATGCTGACCCAGACCAATCTGTTGTCGAATGCCAAAGTGCTGACAGATCTCTGGCAGTTCACCGAAGACGACTGCCTGCTGCACGCGCTGCCGATCTTCCACACCCATGGGCTGTTCGTGGCCACCAACGTGATGCTGCTGGCAGGTGGGCCTATGATCTTCCTGCCGAGGTTCGACACGGATGGCTATGTGCAGATCGTCGGGCGCAACAAAGATCTGATCATCTCGGGCGGCTTCAACATCTATCCGAAAGAGGTTGAACTGGCGCTCGACGCCCTGCCCGGCGTGCAGGAAAGCGCCGTCATCGGCGTGCCACACCCCGATCTGGGCGAAGCCGTCGTCGCCGTCGTCGTACCAGAACCGAACGCTGAACCGGACCCGCAGGCAATCTCAGCCGCTCTTGCCGAAAGCCTGGCCCGTTTCAAACAGCCCCGACATATATTCACCGTCGATGCCTTGCCGCGCAACACGATGGGTAAAGTGCAGAAGAACCGCCTGCGCTACGCCTACGCAAAGACCTTCGCCACATAG
- a CDS encoding ABC transporter permease subunit yields MNKARRNPVNIAAAHGILILYTLIALFPVFVILINSFKTRKAIFRDPLALPDAESFSLIGYQTVLKQGDFFLYFQNSMIVTVATLFFVLLFGAMAAFALAEYRFKGNTLMGLYLALGIMIPIRIGTVAILEMMVASGLVNTLTALILVYTAQGLPLAVFILSEFMRQVSDDLKNAGRIDGLSEYTIFFRLVLPLVKPAMATVAVFNMIPIWNDLWFPLILAPAEETKTLTLGSQVFIGQFVTDWNAVLSALSMAILPVMVLYVIFSRQLIRSIMLGAVK; encoded by the coding sequence ATGAACAAAGCACGCCGCAACCCCGTCAACATCGCCGCCGCGCATGGCATCCTGATCCTCTACACCCTGATCGCGCTGTTCCCGGTGTTCGTGATCCTGATCAACAGTTTCAAGACGCGAAAGGCGATCTTCCGCGATCCGCTGGCCCTGCCTGACGCCGAGAGTTTCAGCCTGATCGGATACCAGACGGTTCTGAAACAGGGGGATTTCTTCCTCTACTTCCAGAACTCGATGATCGTGACCGTCGCCACGCTGTTTTTCGTGCTGCTGTTCGGGGCGATGGCCGCCTTTGCACTGGCCGAGTATCGCTTCAAGGGCAACACGCTGATGGGCCTGTATCTGGCGCTTGGCATCATGATCCCGATCCGGATCGGCACCGTGGCGATCCTCGAGATGATGGTGGCCAGCGGGTTGGTGAACACGCTGACCGCGCTGATCCTTGTTTACACGGCGCAGGGTCTGCCGCTGGCGGTGTTCATATTGTCCGAATTCATGCGGCAGGTTTCTGATGATCTGAAGAATGCCGGGCGGATCGACGGCCTTTCGGAATACACCATCTTCTTCCGCCTGGTTCTTCCGCTGGTCAAACCGGCCATGGCGACCGTAGCGGTGTTCAACATGATCCCGATCTGGAACGACCTGTGGTTCCCGCTGATCCTCGCCCCGGCGGAAGAGACGAAGACGCTGACGCTCGGCTCTCAGGTGTTCATCGGCCAGTTCGTGACCGACTGGAACGCGGTGCTGAGCGCGCTTTCCATGGCGATCCTGCCAGTGATGGTGCTCTACGTCATATTCTCACGCCAGTTGATCCGGAGCATCATGTTGGGGGCCGTCAAATGA
- a CDS encoding ATPase translates to MDGRADQSLIGIDGGGTRCRFALSHGGRVFEAVGAPANATTDLGATIASLLSGITYLAAQAGLDVADLAPARGYLGLAGVLGDDQVAAITAALPMRSIRVEDDRRAAVVGALGTRDGIVAGIGTGSFLAQQMDEQIRFLGGWGAKLGDEASGAYLGRSALARVLHVVDGLEDPSGLTEALLDGFKNDPAKLVTFANTATPQQYAAFAPQVADAAQAGDPNGIALMQGGAGYIVRSCQALDWSAGTPLCLIGGLASRYAAYLPDQMVADLCDPAGRALDGALTLAARIEET, encoded by the coding sequence ATGGATGGACGCGCAGATCAAAGTCTGATCGGGATTGATGGCGGCGGTACGCGCTGCCGTTTTGCGTTGTCGCATGGTGGGAGGGTGTTCGAAGCCGTGGGCGCGCCCGCAAATGCGACTACCGATCTGGGCGCGACCATCGCGTCGCTTTTGTCTGGCATCACGTATCTTGCAGCGCAGGCCGGGCTGGATGTGGCGGACCTTGCCCCGGCGCGCGGATACCTCGGCCTTGCGGGCGTGCTTGGCGATGATCAAGTTGCGGCCATCACGGCGGCATTGCCGATGCGCAGCATCCGGGTCGAAGATGACCGCCGCGCCGCTGTTGTCGGCGCCTTGGGTACCCGCGATGGGATCGTTGCGGGCATTGGCACGGGATCATTCCTCGCCCAGCAGATGGATGAACAGATCCGGTTTCTGGGCGGCTGGGGCGCGAAACTGGGGGATGAGGCTTCGGGCGCCTACTTAGGTCGCAGCGCATTGGCGCGAGTCCTGCATGTGGTCGACGGGTTGGAGGATCCCTCGGGGTTGACCGAGGCCCTGTTGGACGGCTTCAAAAACGATCCGGCCAAACTGGTCACCTTTGCCAATACCGCCACCCCGCAGCAATACGCCGCCTTCGCCCCGCAAGTGGCGGATGCGGCCCAGGCGGGTGATCCGAACGGTATCGCGCTGATGCAGGGTGGGGCGGGCTATATCGTCCGGTCCTGTCAGGCGCTGGACTGGTCTGCGGGAACACCGCTGTGCCTGATCGGCGGCCTTGCGTCCCGCTATGCGGCCTATCTTCCCGACCAGATGGTTGCCGATCTCTGCGATCCGGCGGGCCGCGCGCTGGACGGCGCCCTGACACTTGCAGCCAGGATTGAAGAGACATGA
- a CDS encoding gfo/Idh/MocA family oxidoreductase — translation MTRVLIAGLGNMGLSHALAHHHNPDAEVVGLVNRSPADLLEGLAAYPFFSSLEEGLAATSPDLAVIATYSDSHADYACMAMEAGAHVFIEKPLATTVADAERVVAKAVETGKKLVVGYILRHHPSWMRLIAEARDLGGPYVFRLNLNQQSSGAEWETHKALMQTTSPIVDCGVHYVDVMCQITDAAPVRVNGMGLRLTDEIAPDMYNYGQFQVVFADGSVGWYEAGWGPMMSETAFFVKDIVSPNGSVSITEGNKGASADIDGHTAVGGILVHRPDGDQIITMPDEPGHQGLCDAEQAYVLRAIAEDIDLTRHMNDAVQSLRICLAADESIRTGQPIDLTKETP, via the coding sequence ATGACCCGGGTTCTGATCGCCGGGCTTGGCAACATGGGGCTGTCCCATGCGCTGGCCCACCACCACAACCCGGACGCCGAGGTTGTCGGGCTGGTCAATCGCTCACCGGCTGATCTGCTCGAGGGGCTGGCCGCGTATCCCTTCTTTTCCTCCCTTGAGGAAGGGTTGGCGGCCACCTCTCCCGATCTTGCCGTCATCGCAACCTATTCCGACAGCCACGCGGACTATGCCTGCATGGCGATGGAGGCGGGCGCGCATGTCTTCATTGAAAAACCACTGGCCACCACTGTCGCGGACGCTGAACGCGTGGTCGCCAAGGCGGTCGAGACCGGCAAAAAACTGGTCGTCGGCTATATCCTGCGCCACCACCCAAGCTGGATGCGTCTGATTGCCGAGGCGCGCGACCTTGGCGGGCCGTATGTCTTCCGCCTGAACCTGAACCAGCAGTCCAGTGGCGCGGAATGGGAAACCCACAAGGCGCTGATGCAGACCACCTCGCCCATCGTCGACTGCGGCGTCCATTATGTGGATGTCATGTGCCAGATCACCGACGCCGCCCCGGTGCGCGTCAACGGCATGGGCCTGCGCCTGACGGACGAAATCGCGCCCGACATGTACAACTATGGCCAGTTTCAGGTGGTGTTCGCGGACGGATCGGTGGGCTGGTACGAGGCGGGCTGGGGCCCGATGATGTCGGAAACCGCCTTCTTCGTGAAGGATATCGTATCGCCCAACGGCTCGGTCTCGATCACCGAGGGGAACAAGGGTGCCTCGGCCGATATCGACGGCCACACGGCGGTCGGAGGCATTCTGGTCCACCGGCCTGACGGCGACCAAATCATCACGATGCCCGATGAACCCGGCCATCAGGGGCTGTGCGATGCCGAACAGGCCTATGTCCTGCGCGCCATTGCCGAAGATATCGACCTGACCCGCCACATGAATGACGCCGTGCAAAGCTTGCGCATCTGCCTGGCGGCGGATGAAAGCATCCGCACCGGCCAGCCCATTGATCTTACGAAGGAAACGCCATGA
- a CDS encoding PIG-L family deacetylase: MPISDQTRIARQRARPRITELWFAMAPLRSVVNFMQSGAHPDDETTAMLAALAFRDGLNLSYACSTRGEGGQNVIGTEAGAALGALRTREMEAACDILGMRMYWHSTSPEDPITDFGFSKSGDETLEKWGRDRVLERFVAIVRTERPDILCPTFLDVPGQHGHHRAMTQAAHLVMRAAADSGFAGCDLPVWQISKLYLPAWSGAGLAYDDDLPPPRETLTVAASAGDPVSGWSFEAIGQQSRVCHLTQGMGRWVPPGPGRDWPLHLAESHVKGADAQPSDGLPQTLSDLAEYCGSSDTATALRQVDGEIANIFNAFPDVAAIHQAAGRAAGALRIAAQGCPGSARDAVLHRIARKQDQLARVIHLSSSQQAAAILSQDWLHPGAQCEVSFEATSEVTTALDLPQGWSLSGTTVTLSETAALSDPYRAAYDPLNPDAPCLLVTHGTEGGGVTARLPLEVTPVVLPAPTATLDPPRALMVKGQALDIALRDVRPVGALATLDAPEELQATAQGGGFRITAPKDCAGRFKLSLRLNGQAAQTVTRIEKSHIEPTAIATPAVLTLQVLDCAVPPVRVGYVGGGNDRVDHWLEAMGADVCALSDTDLAEGALADLDTLVVGIFALRTRPALRAIWDAVKDWVREGGTLVTLYHRPWDDWDATNTGLAPLEIGQPSLRWRVTDQAAAVTYLAPDHPILTGPNPVGPEDWAGWVKERGLYFAKRWDHAYQPLLSMADPDEQPLLGALLAGNFGKGRHIHTSLILHHQMEHLVPGAFRLMANMIARR; the protein is encoded by the coding sequence ATGCCGATTTCCGATCAGACCCGAATCGCCCGGCAGCGCGCCCGCCCCCGGATAACTGAGCTGTGGTTCGCGATGGCCCCGCTGCGCTCGGTCGTGAATTTCATGCAATCGGGGGCGCATCCGGATGATGAAACCACAGCAATGCTGGCCGCATTGGCGTTCCGCGACGGGCTGAACCTGTCCTATGCCTGTTCGACCCGGGGTGAGGGCGGGCAGAACGTGATCGGCACCGAAGCGGGTGCAGCGCTCGGCGCGCTCCGCACCCGAGAGATGGAGGCCGCTTGCGACATCCTTGGCATGCGGATGTATTGGCACTCAACCAGCCCCGAGGATCCGATCACCGACTTCGGATTCTCCAAAAGCGGTGACGAAACCCTGGAAAAATGGGGCCGCGATAGGGTCTTGGAACGATTTGTCGCGATTGTGCGGACCGAGCGTCCTGACATCCTGTGTCCGACGTTCCTCGACGTGCCCGGCCAGCATGGCCACCACCGCGCGATGACCCAGGCGGCGCATCTGGTGATGCGCGCTGCCGCCGATTCCGGGTTTGCGGGCTGCGACCTGCCGGTTTGGCAGATCTCCAAACTCTATCTGCCGGCATGGTCCGGCGCCGGGCTGGCCTATGACGACGATCTGCCGCCGCCGCGTGAAACCCTGACCGTCGCGGCCAGCGCAGGCGATCCGGTCAGCGGTTGGAGTTTTGAGGCGATCGGCCAACAATCGCGCGTCTGCCACCTGACCCAAGGCATGGGACGCTGGGTGCCGCCGGGGCCGGGCCGCGACTGGCCGCTGCATCTGGCCGAAAGCCATGTGAAGGGCGCCGATGCACAGCCAAGCGATGGGTTGCCGCAAACACTTAGCGATCTGGCTGAGTATTGTGGCAGCAGTGATACCGCCACCGCGCTGCGGCAAGTGGACGGCGAGATTGCAAATATTTTCAACGCCTTCCCGGACGTCGCGGCGATCCATCAAGCGGCTGGCAGGGCGGCTGGCGCGCTGAGGATTGCTGCACAGGGCTGTCCCGGCAGCGCCCGTGATGCCGTGCTGCACCGTATTGCGCGCAAGCAGGATCAACTGGCACGGGTCATCCATCTGTCATCATCGCAACAGGCTGCCGCGATCCTGTCCCAGGATTGGTTACATCCCGGCGCGCAGTGCGAGGTTTCTTTCGAGGCCACGTCCGAAGTCACAACCGCATTGGATTTGCCACAGGGCTGGTCCCTGTCGGGCACCACAGTAACACTGTCCGAAACCGCCGCGCTGAGCGACCCTTATCGCGCCGCCTATGATCCGCTGAACCCGGATGCGCCTTGCCTGCTGGTGACGCATGGCACCGAAGGGGGCGGCGTGACCGCGCGCCTGCCGCTTGAGGTGACGCCGGTTGTGCTGCCCGCACCGACAGCCACACTCGACCCACCGCGCGCCCTGATGGTCAAGGGACAGGCGCTGGACATCGCGCTGCGCGATGTGCGCCCGGTCGGCGCTTTGGCCACACTCGATGCGCCAGAAGAATTGCAGGCCACCGCGCAGGGGGGCGGATTCCGTATTACTGCGCCCAAAGACTGCGCCGGGCGGTTTAAGCTGTCATTGCGTCTGAACGGGCAGGCGGCACAGACGGTCACCCGGATCGAAAAATCCCATATTGAACCCACCGCCATCGCAACACCTGCTGTCCTGACTTTACAGGTTCTGGACTGCGCGGTTCCCCCGGTGCGGGTCGGATATGTCGGCGGTGGCAATGACCGGGTGGATCACTGGTTGGAGGCGATGGGGGCGGATGTTTGCGCGCTCAGCGATACTGATCTGGCCGAGGGCGCGTTGGCGGACCTCGACACGCTGGTCGTCGGCATCTTCGCCCTGCGCACCCGCCCGGCGCTGCGTGCGATCTGGGATGCGGTGAAAGACTGGGTCCGCGAAGGCGGCACGCTGGTGACACTGTATCACCGCCCATGGGATGATTGGGACGCCACGAATACGGGCCTTGCGCCGCTGGAGATCGGCCAGCCAAGCCTGCGCTGGCGGGTGACGGATCAGGCGGCGGCTGTCACCTATCTGGCCCCGGATCACCCGATCCTGACCGGCCCGAACCCCGTCGGCCCCGAGGATTGGGCAGGCTGGGTCAAGGAACGCGGCCTTTATTTCGCGAAACGTTGGGACCATGCGTATCAACCGTTGCTGAGCATGGCCGACCCCGACGAACAGCCCCTTCTTGGCGCGCTTCTTGCCGGGAATTTCGGCAAAGGGCGGCACATCCACACCTCACTGATCCTGCATCATCAGATGGAGCATCTGGTGCCCGGTGCTTTCCGCCTTATGGCCAATATGATCGCGCGGCGCTGA
- a CDS encoding ATP-binding cassette domain-containing protein, protein MTALVLKNICKSFGPVEVLKNIDLTVEDGEFVVFVGPSGCGKSTLLRVIAGLEDATAGTVEIVGRQVNDVPPAKRGIAMVFQSYALYPHLTVRDNMALALRQEKQPKAEIEARVAEASRMLELAPLLDRRPAELSGGQRQRVAIGRAIVREPQLFLFDEPLSNLDAALRMNTRIEIAALHRTLKASMIYVTHDQTEAMTLADKIVVLRDGVVEQVGSPMELYNDPANQFVAGFLGAPSMNFIPASVAGGDSASTLGIRPEHQRISPDGPIKGQVTHVERLGGDTNVLVDADQAGRITVRVFGQYDIDVGTSVALQFDEADSFRFDQEGARIR, encoded by the coding sequence ATGACCGCGCTTGTCCTGAAAAACATCTGCAAGTCCTTCGGCCCTGTCGAAGTGCTGAAAAACATCGACCTGACAGTGGAGGACGGCGAGTTCGTCGTCTTCGTCGGCCCGTCGGGTTGCGGCAAGTCCACGCTGTTGCGGGTGATCGCGGGGCTGGAGGATGCGACCGCAGGCACGGTCGAGATTGTCGGGCGGCAGGTCAACGATGTGCCACCCGCCAAGCGTGGCATCGCGATGGTGTTCCAAAGCTATGCCCTCTACCCCCACCTGACGGTGCGCGACAACATGGCGCTGGCGCTAAGGCAGGAAAAGCAGCCGAAGGCGGAAATTGAAGCCCGCGTGGCCGAGGCCAGCCGGATGCTGGAACTTGCCCCGCTGCTGGATCGTCGCCCTGCCGAGTTGTCCGGCGGTCAGCGTCAACGGGTCGCCATTGGCCGCGCCATCGTGCGCGAACCGCAGCTGTTCCTGTTTGATGAACCGCTGTCCAACCTGGACGCGGCCTTGCGGATGAACACGCGGATCGAAATTGCCGCCCTGCACCGCACGCTGAAGGCCTCGATGATCTATGTCACCCACGACCAGACCGAAGCGATGACGCTGGCAGACAAGATCGTCGTGCTGCGCGACGGCGTGGTTGAACAGGTCGGCAGCCCGATGGAGCTGTATAATGATCCGGCCAACCAGTTCGTCGCGGGGTTCCTCGGCGCGCCGTCGATGAATTTCATCCCCGCCAGCGTCGCCGGTGGGGACAGCGCAAGCACACTTGGCATCCGGCCCGAGCATCAGCGGATAAGCCCGGACGGCCCGATCAAGGGGCAGGTGACCCATGTGGAACGCCTTGGCGGCGATACCAATGTGCTGGTCGACGCAGATCAGGCCGGGCGAATCACGGTCCGTGTGTTCGGGCAGTATGACATTGACGTCGGAACATCCGTGGCGCTGCAATTTGACGAGGCCGACAGCTTTCGCTTCGATCAGGAAGGTGCGCGGATCCGGTAG